GCAGCGTGCGCGACATTTAGCGCGCACTCGCACAGCTATGCACAATTCATTAAGAGAGCAGACCGGGGATTGGGTCGGCATGATAGATGTGATGCGGGCGATCCGATTCGTCTCGCCAATGCGCGACTGGAGGAATACCCAGCGACGAGTAAATGGTGGCAGCCATCTGCTCGGGGGTTTGCGGATCGTTGTGCGGATAGCCGCCGATGCGATCGGAACTGCCGATGACCGTGCCACCTTTCACGCCGCCACCTGCGAAGAAGACACTTTGCACCGCGCCCCAGTGATCGCGACCTGGCAAGCGCGTGGCCGAAAGTCCAAACACGCGCGGTGTGCGACCGAACTCGCCCGCCATCACGATTAGCGTATCGTCGAGCAGGCCGCGCGCTTCGAGATCGTCGAGCAGGGCCGAGACACCCTTATCGGTTGGGGGCAGCAGGAAGTTTTTCAGGTTGGGGAAAATCGATTGGTGCGTATCCCAGGCTTCGTTATTACCCAGGTTCACTTGCACCAGCGAGACGCCTGCTTCGACCAACTGCCGCGCCATCAGCAGCGAGCGACCAAAGCTGTTGCGGCCATAAGCGTCCTGCAATTTTTCCGGTGCGCGAGTAACATCGAAAGCCGCTTGTGTGCTCGGTTCGCTGAGGAGCGAAATGGCTGACTGGCGAAAGCGATCGAACTGTTGCACGCCAGCCGCTTGTTCCAGTTCGCCCCGCTGACCATCGAGCAAACGGCGCAAGTGCTGACGATTGGCAAACGACTCTTGCGACAGCCCTTCGGGAAGTGCCAGGTTGGGCGCTTGAAAGCTGAGTTGCGAATCGGCCTTGCCCGTTTCGTGATGGAATTCGTACTCGGGATAAGCGCCGTAGGTCTTGCCATTGAACGGCGAAGCCGAGATGAACCATGGCTCGCGCTTCGGTCCCATCAGGCCCGCAAACTGGCCAGGAATGACGCGCCCAGTACGATGGATCAACCGTTCGGGCAGCACCACGGCGGGTGGCAGGTTGTTCGTCGGGCGCAAGACGTCGCTAGTGATCGCGGCCATCGACGGCCAATCACCGGGCATCGGCTTCGAGGGGTTAAAGCCCACGGGCATCGGCGAGCGACCCGAG
Above is a window of Anatilimnocola aggregata DNA encoding:
- a CDS encoding DUF1501 domain-containing protein, encoding MTKLAAQHPQFSRRTAIQAGSIGLLGLGMNHLSALQAADSAGKVRKAKSVIYIFLSGGLAQQDSFDPKPDAPENVRGEFKAINTKTPGVHVSEHLPLLAARSDKWAVVRSLTHPYNEHSQGHMVMLSGRSPMPVGFNPSKPMPGDWPSMAAITSDVLRPTNNLPPAVVLPERLIHRTGRVIPGQFAGLMGPKREPWFISASPFNGKTYGAYPEYEFHHETGKADSQLSFQAPNLALPEGLSQESFANRQHLRRLLDGQRGELEQAAGVQQFDRFRQSAISLLSEPSTQAAFDVTRAPEKLQDAYGRNSFGRSLLMARQLVEAGVSLVQVNLGNNEAWDTHQSIFPNLKNFLLPPTDKGVSALLDDLEARGLLDDTLIVMAGEFGRTPRVFGLSATRLPGRDHWGAVQSVFFAGGGVKGGTVIGSSDRIGGYPHNDPQTPEQMAATIYSSLGIPPVAHWRDESDRPHHIYHADPIPGLLS